The Vibrio crassostreae genomic interval ATGAAACCGACCGTGAACACCTACTGGGTAACGGTGAAACTCGTGAGTTAACTGAGGGCAAAGTGGCGATCTTTGATAACAGCAAAGCTTACCGCTTCCACGGTGATAACCGAGTTCGCAAGGTGGTGCTGAAAGTGACCATTGAAGAAGGTTACTTCCTTAATAAGTAAGCTATAACCCTATTAACTCACAGCGCGTTTGAGCCTTGCCGTTCAAGGCTCAAATAGACTGAACAAAACCTCTGTGCTTCTTCCCTACAAAGAAGCATAGGGAAATAACGACTATAATTATGTGATTCCCTGGAGGACACTATGTCTGAATCTGTACGCGGTAAGTTAGGCAAATTTGCCCTACTCTCCATGACATTTGCAGCGGTATTTAACGTTCGCAACATCGTAAACAACAACATCGAATTGGGATTGAGTTCAGCCCCTATCTTTTTGCTCGCTACCCTTATTTACTTCATTCCATTCGTGTTCATCATTGCTGAATTCGTATCTGCAAATAAAAATTCTGAGTCAGGCATGTACGACTGGCTTAAAAAACCGCTAGGCTCAAAAGCTGCCTACCTAGGTTCGTTCCTATACTGGTTCGTAAACCTTTTCTGGTTTGTATCTCTGCTACCAAACGTAATCGCTTATGCGTCTTACGCGATGTTGGGCTATGAATACGCCTTCTCGCCAGTCGTGACATCGGCCATCTCGATTGCTCTGTTTGCAGCAGCAACACACATCTCAACCAAAGGCGCGAGCTGGTTAGGTAAGATTGCAGAGATCGTGGCATACGGCGTATTCGCTCTATTCGCAATCTACGTTATCGGTGCACTGATGGCGCTAGGCGGTAACCATGAACCAGTAGAACCAATCACACTAGAAGCGATGACACCAACCATCAACTGGGCGACACTAGGTATCATGTGTTGGATCTTCCAAGCAGCCGGTGGTGCAGAAACCGCAGCCGCTTATCTAAATGATGTTAAGGGCGGTCACAAATCTTTCATCAAGGTCATCATTGGTGCGGGTATCGCAATCGGCGCTATGTACGCAGTTGGCTCTCTATTGGTAAACGTATTCGTTGCTCGTGACGAACTGACCTACGCTGGCGGTATGGTTGAAATCTTCACTGGTATGGCGAACTACTTCGACATTTCGCAATCTCTCACAGGTCGCTTCGTCGGTATTATCCTATTCGTTGCCATGTTCGGCTCAATGATGATGTGGACAGCGGCTCCAGTAAAAATTCACTTCTCAGAAATCCCTAAAGGTGTTTACGGTGAGAAGACAACAGAGCTTAACGAACACGGTGTGCCAGTGCGTGCAGCTTGGTGGCAGTTCGCGTTTGTATTCGTGATGCTTGTGGTTAACGGCTTCGGCTCTGAATCAGTACAAGACATGATGAACACAGCAATCAACCTAACCGCTGGTACCGCAATGCTTCCGCCTATCTTCATCATGGTGGCGTACTTTGTATTCCGTTTGAAGCATGACGACACACCACGTGATTTCCGCATGGGTACTCGCGTTCAAGGCATGGCTGTTGTATCTGTACTTATTGGTATCTTCGTTGTGAGCATGACGGCATCGGCATTCCCAACAGGTGTTGACCTAATGCAAGCCTTCTTCGTCAACGTATTCATGACGGCAGTGTTCTCAGCTATCGCTTGGTGGTGGATCTCTCGCTTTGAAAAGAAGCAAGCAGGTAAAGACGCAAAGCTAGCAACGGCTAAGCAGCCGTAACACTCAGCATGAGCCCCAACTTAAAAAGCGCCTATCACGGCGCTTTTTTTTGTTTTAAATCAGACAATTAAACAAAAAAACCAAGAAAGTAAAAACGGCATTCTGTCAAGATTTCACTTCACGAAAAACACCAATGAATAGGTAATAAAACTCGAATAAAAACCAAGGTAAAACATTAACTAAATTTATTTACCCAAGGTCACATATTTGATCAATTTCGATTAACTTCCCGCCGCTTAATCTTTAATCTTCTTGCTGAAGAGACAAACTAATTCATATAAAAAAAGCGACACAAAGCCCCTACAAGCCTTATAAATCGTCGCTTATGAAACAAGCAATCTCTTCAATGGACTTCTTAATCTTTAACTCTTTGTTTTGGTAATAACTTTACTGAAATACCAGCAAGAAAAAGCCCAAAGAAGTCCGATCGTAAATCTATAAAAACAACAATGAGCCAACCCTGACAAAACAAAGCGGGTGTTTGCCAAACCAACATAACAATAAAAGTGCGGCCTAGAGCTTCCCTCTCTAGGACCAAGTTATAACGATCATCAACGTGATTCACCGGAGAACATCATGTCCGAAAATAAACGCAGTACGATAGGCAAATTTGCCCTACTGTCTATGACCTTCGCGGCGGTATACAGCTTCAATAACATCATTAATAACAACATCGAGATCGGCCTTTCTTCAGCTCCGATGTTCTTTCTAGCAACCATCTTTTACTTTGTGCCATTTTGTTTGATCGTTGCAGAGTTTGTGTCACTGAATAAAGACTCTGAAGCGGGTGTTTATTCTTGGGTTAAAAGCTCGCTAGGCGGTCGCTGGGCGTTTATATCGGCTTACACATACTGGTTTGTTAACCTGTTCTTCTTCACCTCTCTGCTACCTAGAATCATCGCTTATGCGTCGTATGCGTTCTTAGGTTTTGAATACATATTCACGCCAATGACCACCGCAATTCTAAGTACCATTTTGTTTGCGGTCGCGACTCATATTTCTAACAACGGCGCGAAATTACTGGGCCCTATCACATCACTAACATCATCACTGATGCTGCTACTAACGATGTCTTACATCTTGCTATCTGGTGGTGCTTTGGTAGGCGGTATCGAGCCAGCAGACCCAATCACCATCGAAGCCATGACACCAAGTTTTAACTGGGCGTTCCTTGGTGTAATCACTTGGATCTTCATGGCGGCAGGCGGTGCAGAATCGGTAGCCGTTTACGTTAACGACATCAAAGGCGGTCACAA includes:
- a CDS encoding amino acid permease, whose amino-acid sequence is MSESVRGKLGKFALLSMTFAAVFNVRNIVNNNIELGLSSAPIFLLATLIYFIPFVFIIAEFVSANKNSESGMYDWLKKPLGSKAAYLGSFLYWFVNLFWFVSLLPNVIAYASYAMLGYEYAFSPVVTSAISIALFAAATHISTKGASWLGKIAEIVAYGVFALFAIYVIGALMALGGNHEPVEPITLEAMTPTINWATLGIMCWIFQAAGGAETAAAYLNDVKGGHKSFIKVIIGAGIAIGAMYAVGSLLVNVFVARDELTYAGGMVEIFTGMANYFDISQSLTGRFVGIILFVAMFGSMMMWTAAPVKIHFSEIPKGVYGEKTTELNEHGVPVRAAWWQFAFVFVMLVVNGFGSESVQDMMNTAINLTAGTAMLPPIFIMVAYFVFRLKHDDTPRDFRMGTRVQGMAVVSVLIGIFVVSMTASAFPTGVDLMQAFFVNVFMTAVFSAIAWWWISRFEKKQAGKDAKLATAKQP